GGGAAAGGTCAAAATCCTGAAGTTTCTAAAGTGATCGAGGTAATCGAGTCTTTCAATATCTTAAAGTAAGATTAAGCCTTAAAGCGATTCACAGGTTATTTTAGTGCCGGTTTTACCATTAAGCGCCGATACCATCGATTCTAAAGTTGTGACAATACCTGTGCCTTGAGGATTTTTATCTAAATACGCTAATAAAGATTCGATCTTCGGCAACATGCTGCCTGCAGGAAATTGCCCTTCTTTGATATAATTATTTGCTTCTTTTACCGTTAAATGGTCTAACCATTGTTGATTCTCTTTACCAAAGTTTATTGCAACCTTTTCAACACCTGTAGGAATCAGATAAACATCTGCTTTCATCGCTCCTGCTAAAAGAGATGAGACACGATCCTTATCAATCACCGCCTCAATCCCTCGAAGTTCCCCTGTATCATCTACTACCACAGGAATTCCCCCTCCACCACAAGCGATCACTAATACATCATGCGCAATTAATGCTTTTATCATCTCTAATTCAATAATATGTTTAGGTTTAGGAGAGGGTACTACACGGCGCCAACCTCTTCCTGAATCTTCAACCACTTCCCACTTTAATGTTTGCACACGATTAATCGCCTCTTCCTCTGTCATGAAAATACCCACAGGCTTATCGGGTGCTTGAAACGCTGAATC
The nucleotide sequence above comes from Ignatzschineria rhizosphaerae. Encoded proteins:
- a CDS encoding carbamate kinase encodes the protein MPDHRNIDKKPIMVLAIGGNALIPDNEHLDIKSQRKIAAKLAVDLVDLIEAGWRVVLTHGNGPHVGVHLLQDEAAKKNLPTYPLDHYVSSTQGEIGYLLQLSIYNELLQRKSRHPVVALTTQVVVDADDSAFQAPDKPVGIFMTEEEAINRVQTLKWEVVEDSGRGWRRVVPSPKPKHIIELEMIKALIAHDVLVIACGGGGIPVVVDDTGELRGIEAVIDKDRVSSLLAGAMKADVYLIPTGVEKVAINFGKENQQWLDHLTVKEANNYIKEGQFPAGSMLPKIESLLAYLDKNPQGTGIVTTLESMVSALNGKTGTKITCESL